Proteins from a single region of Lachnospiraceae bacterium:
- a CDS encoding helix-turn-helix transcriptional regulator encodes MDQIQLGRIVAENRRRLHLTQEALAKHFGVSKATVSKWETGATYPDIALLPQLAAFFNISIDTLMGYKPQMTMSQIRQLHRALSHAFSSEPFHEVMQRCRQLIQEYYSCLPLLFQIGSLYVNHCMLAEAPHQTETVLEEARTLFRRIKNESPDVELRAQATKMEAFCALHLRHPEEVLTLLEPFDALHLPPEPLLAAAHQMLENPQAASMILQSGIYQSCLELIDLLTSYMRLHMQNARIFEESYHKILSVASAFQLETLQPASLLTVYITAAQGFMQLGSVQRALACLQSYADLALSGIYPFTLHGNSYFDLLDQWIEQNLPLGSAPPRDEALIRRSIFEAVSTAPAFASLQNEPLFQTILSRLQPDKEESL; translated from the coding sequence ATGGATCAAATTCAGCTCGGCCGCATAGTAGCAGAAAACCGCCGGCGCCTGCATCTAACGCAGGAAGCGCTGGCCAAGCATTTCGGCGTTTCCAAAGCCACTGTTTCCAAATGGGAAACCGGAGCCACCTATCCCGATATCGCCCTGCTCCCGCAGCTGGCCGCCTTTTTTAATATCAGCATCGATACGCTCATGGGATACAAGCCTCAGATGACAATGTCTCAGATTCGGCAGCTGCACCGCGCCTTATCCCACGCCTTTTCCTCTGAGCCTTTTCACGAAGTCATGCAGCGCTGCCGTCAGCTCATTCAGGAATACTATTCCTGTCTTCCCCTTCTCTTTCAAATCGGCAGCCTATATGTCAATCACTGCATGTTGGCAGAGGCCCCTCATCAGACGGAAACTGTCTTAGAAGAAGCCCGTACTCTTTTTCGGCGGATCAAAAACGAAAGCCCCGATGTAGAGCTCCGCGCCCAAGCCACAAAAATGGAAGCGTTCTGCGCCCTCCATCTCCGCCACCCCGAAGAAGTGCTCACGCTGCTCGAGCCTTTTGACGCACTGCACCTTCCTCCCGAGCCACTGCTCGCCGCTGCTCACCAAATGCTGGAGAATCCGCAGGCCGCCTCCATGATTTTGCAGTCCGGCATCTATCAGTCCTGCCTTGAGCTAATCGACCTGCTCACCTCCTATATGCGGCTGCATATGCAAAATGCCCGCATTTTTGAGGAAAGCTACCACAAAATTCTCTCCGTCGCCTCCGCCTTTCAGCTCGAAACACTGCAGCCAGCCTCTCTGCTGACTGTATATATCACCGCCGCACAAGGCTTTATGCAGCTGGGCTCCGTCCAAAGGGCCCTTGCCTGTCTGCAGTCCTATGCCGATCTCGCCCTTTCCGGCATCTATCCCTTCACTCTCCACGGCAACTCCTATTTTGACCTGTTAGATCAGTGGATCGAGCAAAATCTGCCGCTCGGCTCCGCCCCTCCCCGCGACGAAGCTCTCATCCGGCGCAGCATCTTCGAAGCTGTCAGCACTGCTCCTGCCTTTGCTTCACTGCAAAACGAACCGCTCTTTCAAACCATTTTATCCCGGCTACAGCCCGATAAGGAGGAATCCCTATGA
- a CDS encoding DUF3842 family protein — translation MNVLVIDGQGGQLGAQVIKAIASKIPEITIQAVGTNVIATTAMKSGSLLKI, via the coding sequence GTGAATGTTCTAGTTATTGACGGGCAAGGAGGACAGCTTGGCGCGCAGGTGATTAAGGCAATAGCATCAAAAATTCCCGAGATTACGATACAGGCCGTTGGAACCAATGTAATCGCAACCACGGCCATGAAAAGCGGTTCCTTGTTAAAAATCTAA
- a CDS encoding ECF transporter S component, which produces MKNKDHIRKMILSAMFLALAYVLPFFTGQIPQIGSMLCPMHLPVLLCGFICGWPWGLAVGLFASLLRSVLLGMPKLFPTAICMAFELATYGALVGFLYQRFPKKRGFIYAALIAAMAAGRLVWGAARLACEGFNVAVFNASAFWADAITTAIPGIIVQIVLIPILVMLIDQKRFRRYQ; this is translated from the coding sequence ATGAAAAATAAAGATCATATTCGGAAAATGATTTTAAGTGCTATGTTTCTGGCTTTGGCTTATGTACTGCCGTTTTTTACTGGTCAGATTCCGCAGATTGGGTCCATGTTATGCCCAATGCATCTGCCGGTATTGCTTTGCGGATTTATCTGTGGCTGGCCATGGGGATTAGCCGTTGGGCTGTTTGCCTCGCTTTTGCGGTCAGTACTTTTGGGAATGCCAAAGCTTTTTCCCACGGCAATTTGTATGGCATTTGAGCTTGCTACATATGGTGCATTGGTTGGATTCTTATATCAGCGCTTTCCTAAGAAAAGAGGATTTATTTATGCAGCGCTTATTGCAGCGATGGCTGCAGGAAGGCTGGTATGGGGCGCTGCTAGATTGGCCTGTGAAGGATTTAATGTAGCAGTGTTTAATGCTTCTGCATTTTGGGCTGATGCTATTACAACAGCGATTCCGGGGATTATTGTACAGATTGTGTTGATTCCTATTTTGGTTATGCTCATTGATCAAAAAAGATTTAGGAGATATCAATGA
- a CDS encoding uridine kinase codes for MMNEAELIKGQFGGMLRQIERLLRKGSTTVAIEGGSASGKTTLGRFLEDSYKCTVFHMDDFFLRPEQRTKQRLAEPGGNVDRERFLQEVLLPLKEDRPICYRRFDCSTFSLLPAVSIKPEKLVVVEGAYSMHPDFTGYYDFSVFLNIEPTIQKKRIQKRNTPKQAERFFQEWIPLEQHYFAEMKVKERCDMVIDIN; via the coding sequence ATGATGAATGAGGCGGAGCTGATAAAAGGACAGTTTGGGGGAATGCTCCGGCAAATAGAGCGATTGCTTCGAAAGGGCAGCACAACGGTTGCGATTGAGGGCGGCAGTGCCAGCGGAAAGACAACATTAGGGCGTTTTCTTGAAGACAGCTATAAGTGTACGGTTTTTCATATGGATGATTTCTTTTTAAGGCCAGAACAGCGGACAAAGCAGCGTCTGGCAGAGCCCGGTGGCAATGTGGACAGAGAGCGTTTTTTGCAGGAAGTTCTTTTGCCGCTTAAGGAAGATAGGCCTATTTGCTATCGGCGGTTTGATTGTAGCACCTTTTCCTTATTGCCTGCGGTATCAATAAAGCCGGAGAAACTGGTGGTGGTAGAAGGAGCCTATAGCATGCATCCAGACTTTACCGGGTATTATGATTTTTCAGTATTTTTGAATATTGAGCCTACTATCCAGAAAAAGCGTATTCAAAAGAGAAATACGCCGAAACAGGCCGAGAGGTTTTTTCAAGAATGGATTCCACTGGAGCAGCACTACTTTGCAGAGATGAAAGTAAAAGAACGATGTGATATGGTGATCGATATAAATTAA
- a CDS encoding sugar O-acetyltransferase — protein sequence MLEEEKIKAGILFSPADPALKAIKLKTHKLNIDYNNTYEDETQKRTAILAEIIGELGEGSFLQGPITFHYGKHTKIGKHFFGNFNLTIQDDAEVTIGDNCNFGPNVTIVTPIHPMLANERRALLTADGQKKHLCYAKPVHIGNDCWFGASVTVCPGVTIGDNCVIGAGSVVTRDIPANSFAAGVPCKVIRTLTEADSMKYKPDILADNSIIEHKDIDRS from the coding sequence ATGTTAGAAGAAGAAAAAATCAAGGCCGGCATCTTATTTAGCCCTGCTGATCCAGCCTTAAAAGCAATTAAGTTAAAAACACATAAATTAAATATAGACTACAATAATACTTATGAGGATGAAACACAAAAACGCACTGCCATTCTCGCCGAAATAATCGGTGAGCTTGGTGAGGGCAGCTTCCTTCAAGGTCCTATCACGTTTCATTATGGGAAACATACCAAAATTGGTAAACATTTTTTTGGTAATTTCAACTTAACCATCCAGGATGATGCCGAGGTTACAATTGGTGATAACTGCAATTTTGGTCCAAATGTGACAATCGTAACTCCCATCCACCCTATGTTAGCCAATGAACGCCGAGCATTATTAACAGCCGATGGCCAAAAAAAGCATCTTTGTTACGCTAAACCCGTTCATATCGGCAATGATTGCTGGTTCGGCGCTTCTGTAACGGTTTGTCCCGGTGTTACAATTGGCGATAACTGTGTAATCGGTGCCGGCAGCGTAGTAACGAGAGATATTCCCGCCAACAGCTTTGCCGCCGGCGTTCCTTGCAAAGTAATCAGAACACTTACTGAAGCAGACAGCATGAAATATAAGCCTGATATATTGGCAGATAACAGTATAATAGAACATAAAGACATCGACCGTTCTTAA
- a CDS encoding acetyltransferase: protein MKIVEIKERNPALIQKLLDVWESSVRATHLFLSENEIVQIKQYVPQALRNIPYLLIAVDETDTPLGFMGIADQMLEMLFISADERGKGIGKQLLELGIKQYSIEKLAVNEQNPAAKGFYEHMGFETYERTELDEQGNPYPLLYMRRTQNFKAKEVQ from the coding sequence ATGAAAATAGTGGAAATAAAAGAGCGAAATCCTGCACTGATACAAAAACTATTAGATGTATGGGAAAGCTCTGTTAGGGCAACACATCTATTTCTATCAGAAAATGAAATAGTCCAAATTAAACAGTATGTTCCGCAAGCATTAAGAAACATTCCCTATTTACTAATAGCTGTGGATGAAACCGACACTCCTCTAGGATTCATGGGAATCGCAGACCAGATGCTAGAAATGTTATTTATTTCTGCCGATGAAAGGGGAAAGGGTATCGGAAAGCAGCTATTAGAACTCGGAATAAAACAGTACTCAATAGAAAAACTGGCCGTAAATGAACAGAATCCTGCTGCCAAGGGGTTTTACGAGCATATGGGCTTTGAGACTTATGAGAGAACAGAACTTGATGAACAGGGAAATCCCTATCCATTATTATATATGAGAAGAACGCAAAATTTTAAAGCCAAAGAGGTACAATAA
- a CDS encoding glycosyltransferase family 39 protein: MHFPETHFLEPPQKKNALGLWIERLTLCFFAVVTVTILYYFFSERVQNWRPLGYGIAGLYLLLLLLGCVLIAFRCKKQPPLSVLAIILLLSLGSRLCYVLLIPTEPVSDFALLYESAQAAAAGDFSWSQTTTGYFYLWAYQIPFVLYEAGVLRLFHSMFILELLNVLFMVGSNYLLYRIAKTFLSEAASFCVTFLYAAFPGAVMLASVLTNQHISLFFLLLGVFCLLQAKNWRFLLLAGLSFAVSNLMRPELIIILTAVGCCGLLRWMQHPTRESFLGFIASFALVFGSYWATSKLVELALMGLRIAPNGLANHALEWKFVLGLGNVEGYGSYSEKNVAILSIASSAARKKATLDAIQNAFANSQISPAHFFLEKANRFWTQPQSINWSTWNLADNAQVLPGLTVEGFRAYMQWFERAALLLVYLLALPAPVLLWRKENRKRGGALLCLAILCITFCVYLLIEIQPRYRYSVMPFWVLAVGITLEWMTGRLKKRTV; the protein is encoded by the coding sequence ATGCATTTCCCAGAAACTCATTTTTTAGAGCCACCGCAAAAGAAAAATGCTCTGGGGCTTTGGATTGAACGGCTGACACTGTGTTTTTTCGCCGTTGTTACCGTAACAATCCTCTATTACTTTTTCTCGGAGCGAGTGCAAAACTGGCGGCCATTGGGCTATGGTATAGCGGGACTTTATCTGCTTCTTTTGCTGCTTGGCTGCGTCCTGATCGCATTTCGCTGTAAAAAACAACCGCCTCTTTCTGTTTTAGCCATAATTTTGCTGCTATCTCTGGGAAGCAGACTTTGTTATGTCCTGCTGATTCCCACCGAGCCTGTCAGCGATTTTGCCCTACTTTATGAATCTGCCCAAGCAGCGGCGGCTGGGGATTTCTCCTGGAGTCAGACGACAACCGGGTATTTTTACCTGTGGGCCTACCAGATTCCTTTTGTTTTGTATGAAGCCGGGGTTTTGCGTCTGTTTCATTCTATGTTTATCTTAGAGCTTTTGAATGTGCTTTTTATGGTCGGCTCCAATTACCTGCTTTACCGCATCGCCAAAACCTTTCTTTCTGAAGCCGCTTCCTTCTGCGTCACATTTCTCTATGCGGCCTTCCCCGGTGCAGTCATGCTCGCGTCCGTTTTGACCAATCAGCATATTTCTTTGTTTTTCCTGTTGCTTGGGGTTTTCTGTCTGCTCCAAGCAAAAAACTGGCGTTTTTTGCTTTTGGCAGGTCTAAGTTTTGCTGTCAGCAATTTGATGCGGCCTGAATTGATTATCATTTTGACCGCCGTTGGATGCTGTGGCCTTTTACGCTGGATGCAGCATCCAACCAGAGAGTCTTTTCTAGGCTTTATCGCAAGCTTTGCGTTGGTTTTTGGCTCTTACTGGGCCACGTCAAAGCTGGTAGAACTGGCGCTAATGGGGCTGCGCATTGCCCCCAACGGTCTTGCCAATCACGCGCTGGAATGGAAATTTGTTTTGGGACTGGGTAATGTAGAAGGCTACGGCAGCTATTCGGAAAAAAACGTCGCTATTTTATCCATTGCATCCAGCGCTGCCAGAAAGAAAGCCACGCTGGATGCAATCCAAAACGCCTTCGCCAATTCTCAAATTTCTCCGGCGCATTTCTTTCTGGAGAAGGCAAATCGCTTTTGGACGCAGCCCCAGTCTATAAACTGGTCAACCTGGAACTTAGCGGACAACGCCCAGGTGCTTCCAGGGCTGACTGTGGAAGGATTTCGGGCTTATATGCAGTGGTTTGAGCGGGCGGCGTTGCTGCTAGTTTACCTGCTTGCGCTGCCTGCACCAGTACTTTTGTGGCGGAAAGAAAACAGGAAAAGAGGCGGAGCGCTGCTTTGCCTGGCAATCCTCTGCATTACTTTTTGCGTTTATCTTCTCATCGAAATACAACCCAGATACCGTTATTCCGTAATGCCCTTCTGGGTTCTAGCCGTCGGGATAACGCTGGAATGGATGACAGGCAGACTGAAAAAGAGAACTGTTTAA
- the guaA gene encoding glutamine-hydrolyzing GMP synthase codes for MEKVLVLDFGGQYNQLIARRVRDQHVYCEILPYTTPLSQIKEAGYKGIIFTGGPNSVYLESSPHYTADILDLGVPVLGICYGAQLMAYMLNGAISQAPNKEYGHVEVTVSSESLLFKDIPSKSICWMSHTDYISQAPEGFTVSASTANCPCAAMEAASRGLYSVQFHPEVTHSEYGNQVLHNFLFEICGCSGDWIMDSFIEDTVARLREQIGDRGVVLGLSGGVDSSVAAALLSKAVGKQLTCVFVDQGLMRKDEGDFVEETFTRLFDMNFVRINCQEQFLSKLKGVVDPEDKRKIIGTEFYKVFWDEIRARYSNGFFAQGTIYPDRIESGKGDAATIKTHHNQVAMPSDIQFVGIVEPLQDLFKDEVRRVGEKLGIPRELVWRQPFPGPGLGVRVIGEVTAERVKILQEADAVLRDEVAKSHYDDELAQFFAVLPGVKTVGVMGDARTYDELIAIRAVTTDDFMTADWAKIPYDLLGRISNRIINEVDHVNRVVYDITSKPPGTVEWE; via the coding sequence ATGGAAAAAGTATTAGTACTTGATTTTGGCGGGCAGTATAATCAGCTGATTGCCAGACGCGTGCGGGATCAGCATGTGTATTGCGAAATCCTGCCCTATACTACGCCTCTTTCACAGATCAAGGAGGCCGGCTATAAAGGCATCATTTTCACAGGCGGCCCCAACAGTGTATATTTGGAGAGCTCTCCGCATTATACAGCTGATATTTTAGATCTGGGCGTACCTGTACTTGGCATCTGCTATGGCGCTCAGCTCATGGCCTATATGTTAAACGGCGCCATTTCTCAGGCTCCTAACAAAGAATACGGTCACGTTGAGGTCACTGTTTCTTCCGAAAGTCTCTTATTCAAAGACATTCCCTCTAAAAGCATCTGCTGGATGAGCCATACCGATTATATCTCTCAGGCCCCCGAGGGCTTTACCGTATCCGCCTCCACCGCTAATTGCCCTTGTGCTGCTATGGAGGCCGCTTCCCGCGGACTTTACTCAGTGCAATTCCACCCAGAAGTTACCCATTCTGAGTACGGCAATCAGGTGCTCCACAATTTCCTATTTGAAATCTGCGGCTGCAGCGGTGATTGGATCATGGACAGCTTTATAGAAGATACTGTTGCGCGCCTGCGCGAACAAATTGGCGATCGCGGCGTTGTCCTCGGCCTTTCTGGCGGGGTTGACTCTTCTGTGGCCGCCGCCCTTTTGAGCAAGGCTGTGGGTAAACAGCTCACCTGTGTATTTGTTGATCAGGGCCTTATGCGCAAAGATGAAGGCGATTTTGTAGAGGAAACCTTCACCCGATTATTTGATATGAATTTTGTGCGCATTAACTGCCAGGAACAATTTCTTTCTAAGCTAAAAGGCGTTGTGGATCCTGAGGATAAACGCAAGATTATTGGCACCGAATTCTATAAGGTTTTCTGGGATGAAATCCGCGCTCGTTACTCCAATGGCTTCTTTGCTCAGGGCACGATTTACCCTGACCGCATCGAAAGCGGCAAGGGCGACGCAGCTACCATTAAAACCCATCACAATCAGGTAGCGATGCCCTCTGATATTCAATTTGTCGGCATTGTAGAGCCCCTTCAGGATCTCTTTAAAGATGAGGTCCGGCGCGTGGGCGAAAAGCTGGGCATTCCGCGAGAGCTGGTTTGGCGCCAGCCCTTCCCCGGTCCTGGTCTTGGTGTGCGTGTGATCGGTGAGGTCACGGCAGAGCGCGTCAAAATTCTGCAGGAAGCAGATGCTGTACTGCGTGATGAGGTTGCCAAAAGTCACTATGATGATGAGCTGGCTCAATTCTTTGCTGTGCTGCCCGGCGTTAAAACTGTCGGCGTGATGGGAGATGCCCGTACCTATGATGAGCTCATTGCCATCCGCGCTGTCACGACTGATGACTTCATGACGGCCGATTGGGCTAAGATTCCATATGATCTCTTGGGCCGCATTTCCAACCGGATTATCAACGAAGTGGACCACGTAAACCGCGTAGTATATGATATCACTTCTAAGCCGCCGGGAACAGTGGAGTGGGAGTAA
- a CDS encoding adenylosuccinate synthase, which yields MIRAIVGANWGDEGKGKVTDMLASQSDIVIRFQGGANAGHTIINEHGRFALHLLPSGVCYPHTVNILGNGVALDIPKLIHELETVKQRGINPHILVSDRAQIVMPYHVLLDTYEEERLGAAAFGSTKSGIAPFFSDKYAKIGIQVNELFYPEELKEKLARVCELKNLQLEHIYHKPLLDADELFATLMEYKDMIAPYVCDTNVYLREAVAAGKTILLEGQLGTLKDPDFGIYPMVTSSSPLAGYGAVGAGLPARLITDVVAVTKAYSSAVGAGEFVSEIFGDEAQELRLHGGDKGEFGATTGRPRRVGWFDCVASRYGVQCQAATQVVLTAIDCLSYLDEIPVCVGYEIDGKIVKDFPVTPVLKKAKPVLKVFPGFKKDIRGITRFEDLPKEAQDYVLFIEQELGVPITMVSTGPKREEIIHR from the coding sequence ATGATTAGAGCAATTGTTGGGGCGAACTGGGGCGATGAAGGTAAGGGCAAGGTTACCGATATGCTCGCCAGCCAGTCTGATATTGTAATCCGTTTTCAGGGCGGTGCCAACGCAGGCCATACGATTATCAATGAGCATGGTCGTTTTGCGCTGCATCTGCTGCCCTCCGGCGTCTGCTATCCGCATACCGTAAACATTTTAGGAAATGGCGTGGCACTGGACATTCCCAAGCTTATTCACGAGCTGGAAACCGTAAAGCAGCGCGGCATCAATCCGCATATTTTGGTGTCGGATCGTGCTCAAATTGTAATGCCCTATCATGTTCTTCTGGATACATATGAAGAGGAACGGCTGGGCGCTGCCGCTTTTGGCTCTACCAAATCGGGCATCGCTCCTTTCTTTTCTGATAAATACGCCAAAATCGGCATTCAGGTAAACGAGCTGTTTTATCCCGAAGAGCTGAAGGAGAAGCTTGCGCGCGTATGCGAGCTTAAAAACCTGCAGCTCGAGCATATTTACCACAAACCGCTGCTAGATGCGGATGAACTTTTTGCGACTTTGATGGAATATAAAGATATGATCGCGCCTTATGTGTGCGACACCAACGTATATCTGCGCGAAGCCGTGGCCGCCGGCAAGACCATTTTGCTGGAGGGACAGCTGGGTACGCTGAAGGATCCTGATTTTGGCATCTATCCCATGGTCACGTCCTCCTCGCCGCTGGCGGGCTATGGCGCTGTGGGCGCAGGACTGCCGGCGCGTCTGATTACCGATGTTGTGGCTGTTACCAAAGCCTATTCCAGCGCCGTGGGCGCAGGAGAATTCGTGTCTGAGATCTTCGGCGACGAAGCGCAAGAACTGCGGCTTCACGGCGGGGATAAAGGCGAATTCGGCGCAACCACCGGACGTCCCCGCCGTGTAGGCTGGTTCGACTGTGTTGCAAGCCGCTACGGCGTACAATGTCAGGCTGCTACGCAGGTTGTGCTGACTGCTATCGACTGCTTGTCATATCTTGATGAAATTCCCGTTTGCGTTGGCTATGAAATCGATGGTAAAATTGTTAAAGATTTTCCTGTAACACCTGTGCTTAAGAAGGCCAAGCCGGTCCTGAAGGTTTTCCCCGGCTTTAAAAAAGATATCCGTGGCATCACCCGTTTTGAAGACCTGCCCAAGGAGGCACAGGACTATGTACTGTTCATCGAGCAGGAGCTCGGCGTGCCGATCACGATGGTATCCACCGGCCCTAAGCGCGAAGAAATTATCCACCGATAA
- a CDS encoding helix-turn-helix transcriptional regulator — protein sequence MRKYIREAYKNYVRCELLKTRAAKGLSQERMAAILDMSGRAYTALESGKSCCSHITFALYLTRCCLDKDAFIAGLSDVLDKAEKEII from the coding sequence ATGAGAAAGTACATCCGTGAAGCGTACAAAAACTATGTCAGATGTGAATTATTAAAGACAAGAGCTGCCAAAGGACTCTCGCAAGAGAGAATGGCAGCCATTCTGGATATGAGCGGTCGGGCTTATACAGCATTAGAATCAGGCAAAAGCTGCTGCAGTCATATTACATTCGCGCTTTACTTAACTCGCTGCTGTCTCGATAAAGATGCTTTTATCGCCGGTTTATCTGATGTGCTCGACAAAGCAGAAAAGGAAATCATTTAA
- a CDS encoding polysaccharide biosynthesis protein produces MNDQRGSQAYPRRRIEHWQMIAIWLVIYDVLAVNIAYFIALWLRFDCRFSAIPISYLKSYLYFTPIYTLFCIIIFKGLRLYRSVWRFASYSELVRTAATSVLTFLFHTIGITVLFERMPVSYYCFGALIQFGLILGVRFSYRFLLLERSRRNKSQEEARASRVMLIGAGSAGQMILRDILHADELKEIVCCIIDDNPNKWNRFVDGIPIVGGRDDILVNVEKYKIDKIYVAIPSSTAEQKRDILNICKETGCVLKNLPGMYQLVTGEVTVGAMRDVSVEDLLGREPIRVNNAEIFQQLQGKSVLITGGGGSIGSELCRQIAAHEPKQLIIFDVYENNAYEIEQELKRKYPKLNLVVLIGSVRDSRRINGVFETYHPDIVYHAAAHKHVPLMEMSPCEAIKNNAIGTYKTAYAALRNGCKRFVLISTDKAVNPTNIMGASKRLCEMVIQSFAQAVKNGSTEMLPVLYAHQEDEDGSMKEIAQIIRNGQTEFVAVRFGNVLGSNGSVIPLFKKQIAAGGPVTVTHPDVIRYFMTIPEAVSLVLQAGAYAAGGEIFVLDMGAPMKIDTLARNLIKLSGYKPDIDIPVVYTGLRPGEKLYEEKLMEEEGMQTTPNHLIHIGRPIPFDAGMFLEQMQELVRVSYNNDEEQIRKLMQEVVPTFSAAGEKGSEKKGEIYEELLREVRVSTTN; encoded by the coding sequence ATGAATGATCAGAGGGGCAGTCAGGCCTATCCGCGCAGGCGGATTGAGCATTGGCAGATGATTGCGATTTGGCTAGTCATTTATGATGTGCTGGCCGTTAATATTGCCTATTTTATTGCTTTATGGCTTCGGTTTGACTGTCGATTTTCGGCAATTCCGATATCTTATTTGAAATCCTATCTTTATTTTACGCCGATTTACACGCTTTTTTGTATTATTATATTTAAAGGGCTCAGACTGTACAGAAGTGTTTGGCGTTTTGCCAGTTATAGTGAATTGGTAAGAACGGCCGCTACTTCTGTATTAACATTCCTTTTTCATACAATTGGTATTACAGTATTGTTTGAACGCATGCCGGTTTCCTATTATTGTTTTGGCGCACTGATCCAGTTTGGCCTGATTTTAGGAGTTCGGTTTTCTTATCGTTTTCTTTTGCTAGAGCGCAGTCGCAGAAATAAAAGCCAAGAAGAAGCAAGAGCGAGCCGTGTAATGCTGATTGGAGCTGGCAGCGCTGGACAAATGATTTTGAGGGATATTTTGCATGCAGATGAGTTAAAAGAAATCGTATGCTGCATTATTGACGATAATCCTAATAAATGGAACCGTTTTGTAGACGGCATTCCGATTGTAGGCGGACGGGATGATATTCTTGTTAATGTAGAAAAATATAAGATTGATAAAATATATGTAGCAATTCCTAGTTCCACGGCAGAACAGAAAAGGGATATTTTGAATATCTGCAAGGAAACAGGCTGCGTACTGAAAAATTTGCCGGGGATGTATCAGCTGGTAACTGGCGAAGTAACGGTGGGTGCCATGCGGGATGTGTCGGTGGAAGACTTGTTGGGAAGAGAGCCAATTCGCGTTAATAATGCAGAAATTTTCCAACAGCTGCAAGGAAAGTCGGTTTTAATTACAGGCGGCGGCGGTTCTATTGGGAGTGAATTGTGCCGCCAGATTGCAGCACATGAGCCCAAACAATTGATTATTTTTGATGTATATGAAAATAATGCTTATGAAATTGAACAGGAACTTAAGAGAAAATACCCTAAATTGAATTTAGTTGTGCTGATTGGTTCCGTGCGGGATAGTAGGCGTATCAATGGGGTGTTCGAGACATATCATCCGGATATTGTGTATCATGCGGCGGCTCATAAGCATGTTCCGCTAATGGAGATGAGCCCTTGTGAAGCAATTAAAAATAATGCAATTGGAACCTATAAAACGGCATATGCTGCACTGAGAAACGGGTGCAAACGCTTTGTATTAATCAGTACGGATAAAGCAGTTAATCCAACTAATATCATGGGAGCCAGTAAACGTCTTTGTGAAATGGTGATTCAGTCTTTTGCCCAGGCAGTTAAGAATGGAAGTACGGAAATGCTGCCTGTGCTTTATGCACATCAGGAAGATGAAGACGGCAGTATGAAGGAAATTGCTCAAATAATTCGTAATGGGCAAACAGAATTTGTGGCGGTACGTTTTGGAAATGTGCTGGGGAGTAATGGTTCAGTGATTCCTCTATTTAAAAAACAGATTGCAGCAGGCGGTCCGGTAACAGTGACGCATCCGGATGTGATTCGGTATTTTATGACTATTCCGGAGGCAGTTAGTTTGGTATTGCAAGCCGGTGCATATGCCGCCGGCGGCGAGATTTTTGTGCTCGATATGGGAGCACCGATGAAGATCGATACGCTTGCTAGAAATCTCATCAAGCTTTCCGGCTATAAGCCGGACATTGATATTCCTGTGGTTTATACTGGCCTGCGTCCGGGAGAAAAGCTTTATGAAGAAAAGCTGATGGAAGAAGAAGGGATGCAAACAACGCCGAATCATTTAATTCATATTGGTAGACCGATTCCATTTGATGCAGGGATGTTCTTAGAGCAGATGCAGGAGTTGGTACGTGTAAGCTATAATAACGATGAAGAACAGATTCGAAAGTTAATGCAGGAAGTTGTGCCAACATTTTCAGCGGCAGGAGAAAAGGGAAGTGAGAAGAAAGGTGAAATATATGAAGAGCTGCTGAGAGAAGTTAGGGTAAGTACTACTAATTAA